From one Nitrosococcus halophilus Nc 4 genomic stretch:
- a CDS encoding M48 family metalloprotease codes for MPKMPILLLLLVGCVACTSPAPREELPDLRPGHEPPVETAEAGLWMQMEKFEQNLKTSGLRVRDPALNEYIKDTVCKIAGPHCGDIRVYILRIPEFNASMAPNGMMQVWTGLLLRATNEAQVAYVLGHEIGHFLRRHSLQIWQDTRRKSSLFAYFNLLSAIIGIPGYAYNVAQLATLGSLFEFSRDAEWEADQLGFELTTKAGYEPREAAKLWRILLEERDAADEPTPWVFFSTHPPTEERIKNLERLGRKADPGIIGEKPYRAAIDPWLETLLDDELQQRRFARTQIVLNHLLETKHRQGELYYFQGELYRLRDKEGDEEKAEQAYAKALNYPDTPVETYRELGLLSLKRDENQQARIYLQQYLEMKPEAEDREMIRAYLQELE; via the coding sequence ATGCCCAAAATGCCTATCCTTCTGCTTTTGCTTGTCGGGTGCGTTGCCTGCACCTCACCCGCCCCTCGTGAAGAGCTTCCCGACCTCCGCCCTGGGCATGAACCTCCCGTGGAGACTGCCGAAGCGGGATTATGGATGCAAATGGAAAAATTTGAGCAAAACCTCAAGACTTCTGGCTTACGAGTCAGGGATCCCGCATTAAATGAATATATTAAAGATACTGTGTGTAAAATTGCCGGGCCCCATTGTGGTGATATCCGGGTCTATATCCTCCGTATCCCGGAATTTAATGCCTCCATGGCCCCCAACGGCATGATGCAAGTCTGGACCGGGTTGCTGCTACGGGCCACCAATGAAGCGCAGGTTGCCTATGTACTAGGGCATGAAATAGGCCATTTTCTCCGCCGGCATTCACTGCAAATATGGCAAGATACACGACGCAAATCCTCCTTATTCGCCTATTTCAATCTATTGAGCGCCATTATTGGTATTCCGGGCTATGCCTATAACGTAGCACAGCTAGCTACCCTAGGCAGCCTGTTTGAATTTTCCCGCGATGCCGAATGGGAAGCCGACCAACTGGGGTTTGAATTGACAACGAAGGCCGGTTATGAACCCCGAGAGGCCGCCAAGCTCTGGAGGATATTGCTCGAAGAACGAGACGCCGCCGACGAACCAACACCTTGGGTCTTCTTTTCTACTCACCCGCCCACTGAAGAACGGATTAAAAATCTTGAACGCTTAGGGAGAAAGGCAGATCCTGGAATCATTGGTGAGAAACCTTATCGTGCCGCTATTGACCCCTGGCTGGAAACTCTCCTCGACGATGAACTACAACAACGCCGTTTTGCGCGTACCCAAATTGTACTCAATCATCTATTAGAAACAAAACATAGGCAGGGAGAACTCTATTATTTTCAAGGTGAACTTTACCGCCTTCGGGATAAAGAGGGAGATGAAGAAAAAGCCGAACAAGCTTACGCCAAAGCCTTAAATTACCCCGATACCCCTGTAGAGACCTATCGGGAACTGGGGTTATTGTCTTTGAAAAGAGATGAAAACCAACAAGCGCGAATTTACCTGCAACAGTATCTTGAAATGAAACCAGAGGCCGAAGACCGGGAGATGATCCGCGCCTATCTTCAGGAACTTGAGTAA
- a CDS encoding YcgN family cysteine cluster protein: protein MIEPEFWKYKTLQAMSAEEWEALCDGCGKCCLYKLEDAETGEIFYTDVACRLLDLHSCRCTDYQHRAQKVSDCLSLREELTEALKWLPSTCAYRLIGEGKELFDWHPLISGDPETVHQAGMSARGRTVLEFQVRDLEDHVVDWPAKD from the coding sequence ATGATTGAGCCTGAATTCTGGAAATATAAGACTTTGCAAGCCATGTCCGCGGAGGAATGGGAGGCATTGTGTGATGGTTGCGGTAAATGTTGTCTGTATAAGTTAGAAGATGCAGAGACTGGAGAGATCTTCTATACGGATGTGGCTTGTCGACTCTTGGATCTGCATAGTTGCCGCTGCACGGATTACCAGCATCGTGCTCAGAAGGTATCAGATTGTCTAAGCTTGCGGGAGGAGTTAACAGAGGCGTTGAAGTGGCTGCCTTCCACCTGCGCTTATCGTCTGATAGGCGAGGGCAAAGAACTATTTGATTGGCATCCCTTGATTTCCGGTGATCCGGAAACCGTACACCAGGCTGGTATGTCAGCACGGGGGCGGACAGTTCTAGAATTCCAAGTTCGGGACTTGGAGGATCATGTGGTGGATTGGCCTGCTAAGGATTAA